In the genome of Rhodoplanes sp. Z2-YC6860, one region contains:
- a CDS encoding plasmid partitioning protein RepB C-terminal domain-containing protein, which produces MAKKSKPRPVIKAFQHRRVNIKRRTLSLCPEAVELLKSRYVSRYAFAELKKMLPARQIEAAQLMIAMNEFSVGFARLLVSATPCDRLVELKKPKYVARLALKQIARMEQESTNLDHQVCLIAQSYGDDHLDLVVVVGYVLRLLENARVVRFLAQNYSELLSEFQKIAESH; this is translated from the coding sequence ATGGCGAAAAAATCGAAGCCCCGGCCCGTGATAAAGGCGTTTCAGCACAGGCGGGTAAACATAAAACGCCGCACGCTAAGCCTCTGCCCCGAAGCGGTCGAGTTACTTAAAAGCAGATATGTGTCCCGCTACGCATTCGCTGAGCTGAAAAAAATGCTGCCGGCACGGCAGATCGAGGCGGCGCAATTGATGATCGCGATGAACGAATTTTCGGTCGGCTTCGCGAGGTTGCTCGTGAGTGCCACACCCTGCGATCGACTTGTGGAACTCAAAAAACCCAAGTACGTCGCGAGACTCGCGCTCAAGCAGATCGCGAGAATGGAGCAAGAATCCACCAATCTGGATCACCAAGTCTGCCTCATAGCACAATCTTATGGAGATGATCATCTCGATCTGGTGGTCGTGGTCGGTTACGTCTTGCGGCTACTCGAAAACGCGCGTGTGGTGCGGTTTCTTGCGCAGAATTATTCCGAACTACTCTCTGAGTTTCAGAAAATCGCAGAATCTCATTAG
- the rnk gene encoding nucleoside diphosphate kinase regulator, with amino-acid sequence MTIQVPPPRKRGEQLEAKMSIENTTSPHRVKPSIVLSADDYERLSVLAHAARKQMPDLADELADEVGRARVLAKGEHPQHVVCMNSEVEFRDDTTGKIQRVTLVYPEHADILQRKVSVLTPVGTALIGLEEDSSITWETPNGEVRQLTVLLIPQPQPD; translated from the coding sequence ATGACGATCCAGGTCCCTCCGCCGCGTAAACGCGGCGAACAGTTGGAGGCAAAAATGTCCATTGAGAACACGACGTCGCCACATCGAGTTAAGCCGTCCATTGTACTGTCAGCTGATGACTACGAGCGGCTGTCGGTTCTCGCGCATGCGGCTCGAAAACAGATGCCAGATCTGGCGGATGAGCTTGCTGACGAGGTCGGGCGCGCCCGCGTGCTGGCCAAGGGCGAGCACCCACAGCACGTCGTGTGCATGAACAGCGAGGTGGAGTTCCGTGATGACACCACGGGTAAGATCCAGCGGGTGACGCTCGTTTATCCCGAGCACGCAGACATCTTACAACGGAAGGTGTCGGTTTTAACGCCAGTTGGAACAGCACTCATCGGACTTGAAGAGGATTCCTCTATCACCTGGGAAACCCCGAACGGTGAGGTGCGCCAATTGACCGTCCTGTTAATTCCGCAACCCCAGCCGGATTAA
- a CDS encoding PTS sugar transporter subunit IIA, with the protein MKMRNLLSIERVIPNLYAADKSDALRKLAAVAATNSATPADLVVSAVLDGAEMPAFGPGTGISLPHAFIPGLGDPFVIFAKLNPPVDFGSTDGSKTDLVALLLSPLDNPRGHLQALACVARTLRDVHVRKLLRGAESRDSIYAVLCGYEETQDLAASGRSPVRQSAD; encoded by the coding sequence ATGAAGATGCGGAATCTGCTGAGCATCGAGCGGGTCATTCCGAACCTCTACGCGGCCGACAAGAGTGATGCACTTCGCAAACTCGCTGCAGTTGCCGCCACCAACAGTGCGACGCCAGCAGACCTCGTCGTAAGCGCGGTGCTCGATGGGGCCGAAATGCCTGCCTTTGGCCCAGGCACCGGCATATCTCTGCCTCACGCCTTCATACCCGGCCTTGGCGATCCTTTCGTGATCTTCGCCAAGCTGAATCCGCCGGTCGATTTCGGCTCCACCGACGGCTCCAAGACGGATCTGGTGGCGTTGCTTCTCAGTCCGCTGGATAATCCCAGGGGGCATTTGCAGGCGCTTGCTTGCGTCGCGCGCACGCTGCGAGACGTTCACGTGCGGAAGCTTCTCCGCGGCGCGGAAAGCCGTGACTCGATATACGCCGTACTGTGCGGTTACGAGGAGACTCAAGATCTCGCGGCAAGCGGCAGGAGCCCAGTGCGACAAAGCGCCGATTGA